A single genomic interval of Zingiber officinale cultivar Zhangliang chromosome 4A, Zo_v1.1, whole genome shotgun sequence harbors:
- the LOC121971106 gene encoding ubiquitin receptor RAD23b-like, which yields MVAMKLTVKTLKGTHFEIRVQPSDSIMAVKKNIEQVQGKDNYPWGQQLLIHNGKVLKDETTLEENKVSENGFLVVMLSKSKAAGTSGASSGQPSATSVVQPSPKEAQPQISSQIPPQAPQQTPQQALVSENSSTGSAQSQRPNAELSDAYGQAASNLVEGSNNEQLISQLMEMGGGNWDRETILRALRAAYNNPERAVEYLYSGIPSTAEIAISGDSFPSSEVSAQGVNATNLAAIGPLFGVTNSAPNSSPLNMFPQANANSGGGTAGGSLDFLRNNQQFLALRAMVQANPQILQPMLQELSKQNPQLLRLIQDHHAEFLHLINEPIEDLEEDLFDQPDQDEMPHTISVTPEEQEAIGRLEALGFDRARVIEAYLACDRNEQLAANYLLEHAGDED from the exons ATGGTCGCTATGAAGCTGACGGTGAAGACGCTCAAGGGCACCCACTTCGAAATCCGGGTCCAGCCCAGTGATTCG ATTATGGCTGTGAAGAAAAACATTGAGCAAGTACAAGGGAAAGACAATTATCCATGGGGGCAGCAGTTACTGATTCACAATGGAAAAGTATTGAAAGATGAAACCACACTGGAAGAGAACAAAGTTAGCGAAAATGGTTTTCTCGTTGTCATGCTTAGTAAG AGTAAAGCTGCAGGCACAAGTGGAGCTTCATCTGGTCAG CCTTCAGCTACTTCTGTAGTTCAGCCTTCTCCTAAGGAGGCTCAACCACAAATTTCATCACAAATTCCACCACAAGCTCCCCAGCAAACACCGCAACAAGCTCT TGTCTCAGAGAATTCATCAACTGGATCTGCTCAATCTCAACGACCTAATGCAGA GTTATCTGATGCCTATGGTCAAGCTGCATCAAATTTAGTTGAAGGGAGCAATAATGAGCAGTTGATTAGTCAATTGATGGAAATGGGTGGTGGCAACTGGGACAGGGAGACAATTCTGCGTGCACTTCGTGCTGCATACAATAATCCTGAACGCGCCGTGGAATACCTATATTCT GGCATTCCATCAACAGCAGAAATTGCAATTTCTGGTGATTCTTTCCCTTCATCTGAGGTATCGGCTCAAGGGGTCAACGCAACCAATTTAGCTGCTATAGGGCCTTTATTTGGAGTAACAAATTCTGCTCCAAATTCGTCTCCTTTGAACATGTTCCCACAG GCAAATGCGAATTCTGGAGGGGGTACTGCAGGTGGATCTCTCGACTTCCTCAGAAATAACCAACAA TTTTTAGCTTTGCGAGCAATGGTTCAAGCGAATCCACAAATATTGCAG CCAATGCTCCAGGAATTAAGCAAACAAAACCCCCAATTGTTGCGATTAATACAGGATCATCACGCAGAGTTTCTTCACTTAATAAATGAACCTATTGAAGATCTTGAAGA GGATCTGTTTGATCAACCTGATCAAGATGAGATGCCACATACGATTAGTGTAACACCTGAAGAGCAGGAAGCAATTGGACgg CTTGAAGCATTGGGTTTTGACCGGGCACGAGTAATTGAAGCATACCTAGCCTGTGACAGGAACGAGCAACTGGCAGCAAACTATTTACTGGAACATGCTGGAGATGAAGATTGA